The Deltaproteobacteria bacterium HGW-Deltaproteobacteria-6 genome has a segment encoding these proteins:
- a CDS encoding 30S ribosomal protein S1 has translation MDDTKTFAEMFEESYATPKRYAVGEKVEATIVKISPEWIFIDLGAKSEGYMDKKEFLDDAGNLTIKEGDTVTAYFLSSRHSERLFTTKLLARKSVDEFLVNAYQNAIPLEATVEKEVKGGFSVKISASASGFCPFSQMDKRRIENAADYIGKKFDFLVIEYGENGRKIILSRRPLLEKIEQEKVEELKKSLQKGMTVRGIVTSVRDFGAFVDIGGVQALLPVSEMTWGRVEDAKSLYKSGDAIEAVIINLDWENDRITLSFKDTLPDPWNDVVRNYIEGSIHKGRISRLTDFGAFVTLEAGVDGLLHISKLGKGKKIKHAQDVLTRDREIDVKIEKIDRDNKRISLDLASNSEEKKDSAEPGDDYKSYMPKAPKTMGTFGDLLSKAKKK, from the coding sequence ATGGACGATACAAAAACTTTTGCCGAAATGTTCGAAGAATCTTACGCCACCCCCAAGCGCTATGCCGTGGGAGAAAAAGTAGAGGCAACGATTGTTAAAATTTCTCCGGAGTGGATTTTCATTGATCTGGGCGCCAAAAGCGAAGGCTACATGGATAAAAAAGAATTTCTCGATGACGCGGGGAATCTGACCATTAAGGAAGGCGATACGGTCACCGCCTATTTTCTTTCGTCGCGTCACAGCGAAAGACTCTTCACCACCAAATTGCTGGCGCGCAAAAGTGTCGATGAATTTCTGGTCAATGCTTATCAAAATGCGATTCCTCTGGAAGCCACCGTCGAAAAAGAAGTTAAGGGCGGCTTTTCCGTAAAAATCAGCGCCAGTGCCAGCGGCTTTTGTCCTTTCTCGCAAATGGACAAAAGAAGAATCGAAAATGCTGCGGATTACATCGGTAAAAAATTCGATTTCCTGGTGATAGAGTATGGGGAAAACGGCCGCAAAATCATCCTGTCCCGCCGTCCGCTGCTCGAAAAAATTGAACAGGAAAAAGTTGAAGAACTGAAGAAATCCTTGCAAAAAGGCATGACCGTCCGTGGCATTGTGACCTCCGTTCGCGACTTCGGCGCATTTGTCGATATCGGCGGCGTGCAGGCCCTGCTGCCGGTTTCGGAAATGACCTGGGGCAGAGTGGAAGACGCCAAATCTCTCTATAAATCCGGCGATGCCATCGAAGCCGTCATCATTAATCTGGATTGGGAAAATGACCGCATCACTTTATCCTTTAAAGACACACTCCCCGATCCCTGGAATGACGTTGTTCGTAATTACATTGAAGGCAGCATCCACAAGGGCAGGATATCGCGGCTGACCGATTTCGGCGCATTTGTCACGCTGGAGGCGGGCGTAGACGGGCTCTTGCATATTTCCAAGCTGGGCAAAGGGAAAAAAATCAAACACGCCCAGGATGTCCTGACCAGGGACCGCGAAATCGACGTGAAGATCGAAAAGATTGATCGCGACAACAAAAGAATTTCGCTGGATCTGGCTTCAAACAGTGAAGAAAAAAAGGACTCGGCGGAACCGGGCGATGATTACAAAAGTTACATGCCTAAAGCCCCTAAAACCATGGGCACATTCGGCGACCTGCTGAGCAAAGCCAAGAAGAAATAA
- a CDS encoding lipopolysaccharide biosynthesis protein RfbH translates to MEEDNNLRNKILNLVKDYYLQNIPHQDFIPGKTPVHYAGRVYDENEMQAAVEAALDFWLTEGRFTSRFESDLAQRVGTRHAILVNSGSSANLLALTALTSVFLNERRLKAGDEVITVAAGFPTTVNSIIQNGLIPVFVDVNIPNYNIAVEDIEKALSPKTRAIFLAHTLGNPFDIERIIAIAKNHNLFVIEDNCDALGSIYKGQPTGSFGHLSTCSFYPAHHITLGEGGAVLTSDDTLARIIRSLKDWGRDCYCKPGMNNRCGKRFSGQHGDLPEGYDHKYVYSHIGYNLKATEFQAAIGVEQLKKLDVFCEARRKNFQRWTAGFKKYEKYFILPKATEDSDPAWFAFPLTVRCKDSWFSRNNLTEFLNEHLIETRNLFGGNLLRQPAYRDITYRRTGELPNTDRIMNDTFFLGTYPGLGKEQIEYTLDIIDRFLSSRRIK, encoded by the coding sequence ATGGAAGAAGATAACAATTTGAGAAATAAAATTTTGAATCTGGTAAAAGACTATTATCTGCAGAATATTCCACATCAAGACTTTATTCCCGGAAAGACACCCGTTCATTATGCGGGTCGTGTTTATGACGAAAATGAAATGCAGGCTGCCGTGGAGGCAGCGCTCGATTTCTGGCTCACGGAAGGCCGTTTTACTTCTCGCTTTGAATCCGATCTGGCCCAAAGAGTGGGAACCCGGCATGCTATTCTGGTCAATTCAGGATCCTCAGCCAACCTCCTTGCCCTAACCGCTTTAACGTCCGTCTTCCTTAATGAACGAAGACTGAAAGCAGGAGACGAAGTCATAACGGTTGCGGCCGGTTTCCCTACGACGGTTAATTCCATCATTCAGAACGGTCTTATCCCTGTATTTGTCGATGTTAATATTCCAAATTACAATATTGCTGTTGAAGATATCGAAAAAGCTCTAAGCCCGAAGACGCGTGCGATATTTTTGGCCCACACGCTGGGTAATCCTTTCGACATCGAACGGATCATCGCCATTGCCAAAAATCATAACCTGTTTGTGATCGAAGATAATTGCGATGCATTGGGGTCAATCTACAAAGGTCAGCCCACGGGATCTTTCGGCCATCTTTCGACCTGCTCATTTTACCCCGCACACCACATCACTCTGGGCGAAGGAGGCGCTGTGCTGACATCTGACGATACGCTGGCCAGGATCATTCGCTCTCTAAAAGACTGGGGCAGAGATTGCTATTGCAAACCCGGCATGAATAATCGCTGCGGAAAAAGATTTTCGGGGCAACATGGGGATTTACCTGAAGGCTACGATCATAAATACGTTTATTCCCATATCGGTTATAATTTGAAAGCCACGGAATTTCAGGCCGCCATCGGTGTGGAACAGTTAAAAAAGCTGGACGTTTTCTGTGAGGCTAGACGCAAGAATTTTCAACGCTGGACGGCAGGTTTCAAAAAATATGAAAAATACTTTATCCTGCCTAAAGCCACGGAGGATTCAGATCCGGCCTGGTTTGCCTTTCCATTGACGGTACGATGCAAAGATTCATGGTTTTCAAGAAATAACTTAACGGAATTCTTAAACGAACATCTTATTGAAACCCGAAATCTGTTCGGCGGCAATCTGCTGCGTCAACCCGCATACCGGGATATTACTTACCGCCGGACGGGTGAACTGCCCAATACGGACCGCATCATGAATGATACTTTCTTTCTGGGAACCTACCCCGGCCTGGGCAAGGAGCAAATTGAATACACACTGGATATCATCGACCGGTTTTTGTCTTCGCGGAGGATAAAATGA
- the rfbG gene encoding CDP-glucose 4,6-dehydratase, which yields MKKTTAKTKENLADVYNGKRVLITGDTGFKGSWLALWLHELGASVTGIALAPSTKPSHFQLASLNNVIDHIHVDIRSLDKVKKVFAQVKPEIVFHLAAQALVRESYDDPKATFDTNVGGTVNILEAIRQCTGVRAVVVITSDKCYDNKEWVWGYRESDPLGGHDPYSASKGASEIVSAAYHRSYFDLKGIGPHLGFATARAGNVIGGGDWAKDRIIPDCVRALTANQPIIVRNPQATRPWQHVLDPLHGYLLLAARLLENPDRFSGAWNFGPQTSDQITVHALAERFIHAWGSGAIQTPPIKKAPHEAHLLHLNIDKAAFGLKWQPVLDSSSAINWTVDWYKIWHRSGKNQKNVSVQQIREFSNLAAMKGQYTS from the coding sequence ATGAAAAAAACCACCGCAAAAACGAAAGAAAACCTTGCGGATGTTTATAATGGAAAACGTGTGCTTATCACCGGCGACACGGGTTTCAAAGGTTCGTGGCTGGCCCTGTGGCTTCACGAACTCGGCGCTTCAGTCACCGGAATTGCTCTTGCACCTTCTACTAAGCCTTCCCATTTCCAATTGGCATCGCTGAACAATGTCATTGATCATATCCATGTGGATATTCGCAGTCTGGACAAAGTTAAAAAAGTTTTTGCTCAGGTTAAACCGGAAATCGTCTTTCATTTGGCGGCTCAAGCCCTGGTTCGTGAGTCTTACGACGATCCCAAAGCAACTTTTGACACCAACGTGGGCGGAACGGTCAATATTCTGGAAGCCATCCGTCAGTGCACCGGCGTCAGAGCGGTTGTCGTTATTACGTCTGACAAATGCTACGATAATAAGGAATGGGTCTGGGGATACAGGGAAAGCGATCCGCTGGGCGGCCACGATCCTTACAGCGCCAGCAAGGGAGCCTCTGAAATCGTCTCTGCAGCCTATCACCGCTCTTACTTCGATTTAAAAGGTATTGGGCCTCATCTGGGCTTCGCCACGGCCCGCGCCGGCAATGTCATCGGCGGCGGTGACTGGGCTAAAGACCGAATCATTCCCGATTGCGTCCGCGCACTCACCGCAAACCAGCCCATCATCGTCAGAAATCCGCAAGCCACCCGTCCCTGGCAGCATGTATTGGACCCGTTACACGGCTATCTGCTGCTTGCTGCCCGGCTTCTGGAAAATCCGGATAGATTCAGCGGCGCCTGGAACTTCGGACCGCAAACATCCGATCAGATTACCGTTCACGCACTTGCCGAACGATTCATTCATGCCTGGGGAAGCGGCGCGATCCAAACACCTCCGATTAAAAAGGCTCCTCATGAAGCACACTTGCTGCATTTAAATATTGATAAAGCGGCATTCGGGTTGAAATGGCAACCCGTTTTGGATAGTTCATCAGCAATCAACTGGACGGTTGACTGGTACAAAATCTGGCATCGGTCCGGGAAGAACCAAAAAAACGTATCCGTTCAACAGATCAGAGAATTCAGCAATCTTGCAGCGATGAAAGGACAATATACTTCTTAG
- the rfbF gene encoding glucose-1-phosphate cytidylyltransferase: protein MKVVILAGGMGTRISEESHLKPKPMIEIGEHPILWHIMKIYSHHGFDEFIICLGYKANVVKDYFANYFMYESDVTFNFKSGREMFTHRHYAEKWTVTLVNTGLETMTGGRVKRIQKYVGNEPFMLTYGDGVSNVNIPKLIDFHKSHGKYVTVTAAQPLGRFGSLSIGKTSEVAGFVEKPKGDNSWINGGFFVMQPEVFNYLKEDDTNLEVDPLQKLASERHFMAYRHDGFWQPMDTMRDKILLEELWKSGKAPWKVWQ from the coding sequence ATGAAAGTAGTCATCTTGGCCGGCGGTATGGGTACACGCATCAGTGAAGAGTCGCATTTAAAACCAAAACCGATGATTGAAATCGGGGAACATCCGATTTTATGGCATATTATGAAAATCTATTCTCATCACGGATTTGATGAATTCATTATCTGCCTGGGATATAAGGCCAACGTGGTCAAGGATTATTTTGCCAACTACTTCATGTACGAATCGGACGTGACGTTCAACTTCAAGAGCGGCAGGGAGATGTTCACCCATCGACATTACGCCGAGAAATGGACGGTAACGCTCGTCAACACGGGACTGGAAACCATGACAGGCGGCCGGGTGAAACGGATTCAAAAATATGTAGGGAATGAGCCATTTATGCTAACTTATGGAGATGGCGTTTCAAATGTCAATATACCCAAGCTTATTGACTTTCATAAATCACACGGCAAATATGTCACCGTTACAGCAGCCCAGCCCTTAGGCAGATTTGGTTCCCTAAGCATCGGCAAAACAAGCGAAGTAGCGGGATTTGTCGAAAAACCAAAGGGAGACAACAGTTGGATCAACGGCGGATTTTTTGTCATGCAGCCCGAAGTGTTTAATTACCTCAAGGAAGATGACACAAATCTGGAAGTGGACCCGCTGCAGAAATTGGCAAGTGAGCGCCACTTCATGGCGTACCGGCATGATGGTTTCTGGCAGCCCATGGACACAATGCGAGATAAAATACTTCTCGAAGAACTCTGGAAATCCGGCAAAGCGCCATGGAAAGTCTGGCAATAA
- a CDS encoding spore coat protein, translating into MKNYFDQPLFIFEMANNHMGSLEHGLTMIKAFAEVARPFKFQFGFKFQFRNLDTFIHPDYKTRMDLKNVKRFSETRLSKEQFQELKDALSANHFISICTPFDEPSVDLIEEMNFDIIKIASCSFTDWPLLERIVQTDKPIIASTAGATLDDIDKVVSFFRNREKKFAILHCVGEYPTHIDTLNMNQIDLLKRRYPDVPVGYSTHEEPDNVESIQTAIAKGACIFEKHVAVETEAFKKNDYSATPRQITSWLQSAEKAYRMGGVVGERSKSTDKELADLRQFKRGVFAGRKITKGEKIDQTNTFYAFPCADGQLLANDMAKYAEHFAGSDIEKNAPVQASGINTVDKREKIYAIVQRIKKILSAGNVVVPGMATLEISHHYGLDRFDEIGCTIINVVNREYCKKLIVLCPGQKHPEQYHNVKEETFVVLHGNVQLILDGVAKKYKSGDVVTVTRGTKHIFESDNGAVIEEISSTHYKDDSYYTDETILQNKDRKTYISHWLG; encoded by the coding sequence ATGAAAAACTATTTTGATCAGCCTCTGTTTATTTTTGAAATGGCTAACAATCATATGGGCTCTTTGGAACATGGCCTGACGATGATCAAAGCGTTTGCCGAAGTGGCCAGACCGTTCAAATTCCAGTTTGGATTCAAGTTTCAATTCCGGAATTTGGATACATTCATTCATCCCGATTACAAAACGCGGATGGACCTGAAAAACGTCAAACGGTTCAGCGAAACAAGACTATCGAAAGAACAATTTCAGGAACTGAAGGATGCTCTGAGCGCCAACCATTTCATATCCATCTGCACGCCCTTTGATGAACCGTCGGTAGATCTTATTGAAGAAATGAATTTCGATATTATCAAGATCGCCAGCTGTTCCTTTACCGACTGGCCTCTTTTAGAGCGAATCGTGCAAACTGACAAGCCGATCATCGCTTCAACGGCCGGCGCCACGCTTGATGATATCGACAAGGTGGTGAGTTTTTTCCGCAATCGAGAGAAAAAATTTGCCATCCTGCATTGTGTCGGCGAATATCCGACGCATATCGACACCCTGAATATGAATCAGATTGATCTGCTCAAGCGGCGCTATCCGGATGTCCCCGTCGGCTATTCAACCCATGAAGAACCGGACAATGTGGAATCCATTCAGACGGCCATCGCCAAAGGTGCATGTATCTTTGAAAAACATGTCGCCGTTGAAACAGAGGCTTTTAAGAAGAACGACTACTCGGCAACGCCCCGGCAGATCACCAGCTGGCTGCAATCTGCCGAAAAAGCCTATCGCATGGGCGGCGTTGTGGGTGAGCGATCAAAATCCACAGACAAGGAACTGGCCGACCTGAGACAATTCAAACGCGGTGTTTTCGCCGGCAGGAAGATTACCAAAGGGGAAAAGATTGATCAGACCAATACTTTTTATGCCTTTCCATGCGCTGACGGTCAACTCCTGGCCAACGATATGGCCAAATATGCCGAGCACTTTGCCGGCAGTGACATTGAAAAAAACGCCCCCGTTCAAGCATCCGGCATCAACACTGTTGATAAAAGAGAAAAAATTTATGCCATTGTCCAGCGCATTAAAAAAATATTATCCGCCGGTAATGTCGTGGTGCCGGGCATGGCTACCCTGGAAATATCACACCATTACGGCCTCGACCGTTTCGATGAAATCGGCTGCACCATCATCAATGTGGTGAACAGGGAATATTGTAAAAAGTTGATTGTTTTATGCCCCGGCCAGAAACATCCTGAACAATATCACAACGTGAAGGAAGAGACGTTTGTGGTATTACACGGGAATGTTCAGTTGATACTCGATGGCGTCGCCAAAAAATATAAAAGCGGTGACGTTGTCACGGTCACCCGCGGCACAAAACACATCTTCGAAAGCGACAACGGCGCCGTCATCGAAGAGATATCCTCAACGCATTATAAGGACGATTCCTACTATACGGATGAAACAATTCTTCAGAACAAGGACAGAAAAACCTATATTTCGCATTGGCTTGGATAA
- a CDS encoding thiamine pyrophosphate-binding protein, with product MKLSDYVFEFIAQSKIKHIFMLSGGGAMHLVDSVGKNKNLTYICNLHEQACAIAADAYSQYTNHLGVALVTTGPGGTNTITGVAGAWLDSIPVMFISGQVKRADMAGASGVRQMGFQEINIIELVSSITKYAVTVTEPDTIRYHLEKAMWLAKNGRPGPVWIDIPLDVQAANINENTLDGFHPEASDHPSGMKDDHLTSQVGRAVALLNQAKRPVILAGNGIRLAGALGHFLALIEKLHIPVLTTWKAADFLPEKHRLFAGRPGAVGQRGANFTQQNADWLLIIGTRMDLGQTAFSHENFARGARKIIVDIDQAEISKLTMNIDVPICTDAGTFIHEFHRQQDKITNVDHSEWLSICKTWQKKYPVVLPEYWQQKKFVNDYVLIDILSDELKKNDLLIPGSSGACSERTMQAIRVKAGLRIFNSEGLGSMGFGIPAAIGGCIASGKKRTVCIDGDGGFVMNIQELEVVRRLNLPIKFFVLNNGGYVSIQNTQKNYFNGNYVASSAASGLTLPDITSVAKAFGISAARLINQNRIRDKVHDILMEKGPVVCEVMVSPDQVTAPRVSSRQRKNGSMESLPMEDLLPFLDREEFQSSMSISCINET from the coding sequence ATGAAATTATCTGATTACGTTTTTGAATTTATCGCCCAATCTAAAATCAAGCACATTTTCATGCTTTCCGGCGGTGGCGCCATGCACCTTGTGGATTCCGTGGGTAAAAACAAGAACCTCACATACATCTGCAACCTGCATGAACAGGCTTGTGCCATTGCCGCCGACGCGTACAGCCAATATACCAATCATCTGGGCGTCGCATTGGTGACAACCGGCCCCGGCGGGACGAATACGATTACGGGCGTTGCGGGCGCCTGGCTGGATTCGATACCGGTTATGTTCATTTCGGGGCAGGTCAAGCGTGCGGACATGGCTGGCGCCAGCGGCGTCAGGCAAATGGGTTTTCAGGAAATCAACATTATTGAGCTGGTTTCATCCATCACCAAGTATGCCGTCACGGTTACCGAACCTGATACGATCCGATATCATCTGGAAAAGGCGATGTGGCTGGCTAAAAACGGCCGTCCCGGACCGGTCTGGATCGATATTCCGCTGGATGTCCAGGCTGCGAATATTAATGAAAATACTCTGGACGGATTTCATCCGGAAGCGTCAGATCATCCCTCCGGCATGAAAGATGATCATCTGACGTCTCAGGTTGGCAGGGCCGTTGCTCTTCTGAATCAGGCGAAACGGCCGGTCATCCTTGCAGGTAACGGCATAAGGCTGGCCGGTGCCCTGGGTCACTTTCTAGCGCTTATTGAAAAACTTCATATTCCTGTTTTAACCACCTGGAAGGCAGCGGACTTTCTGCCGGAGAAGCACCGGCTGTTTGCCGGCCGGCCCGGAGCAGTCGGACAGCGCGGTGCAAACTTCACCCAGCAGAACGCCGACTGGCTTTTAATCATCGGCACACGCATGGATCTGGGCCAGACCGCTTTCTCTCACGAAAATTTTGCGAGGGGCGCCCGAAAAATTATCGTCGATATCGATCAGGCTGAAATATCCAAATTGACCATGAACATTGATGTTCCCATCTGCACCGATGCCGGAACCTTTATCCACGAATTTCATCGGCAACAAGACAAAATCACCAACGTCGACCATTCCGAATGGCTCTCAATTTGTAAGACCTGGCAAAAAAAATACCCGGTGGTTTTACCTGAATACTGGCAACAGAAAAAATTTGTCAATGATTACGTATTAATCGACATTCTTTCAGACGAATTAAAGAAAAACGATCTCCTCATTCCCGGCAGTTCGGGCGCGTGCAGTGAACGAACCATGCAGGCAATACGCGTTAAAGCCGGCTTGCGCATCTTTAACAGCGAAGGTCTGGGATCAATGGGCTTCGGCATTCCGGCGGCCATTGGAGGCTGTATCGCCAGCGGTAAAAAACGCACGGTCTGCATCGACGGTGACGGCGGGTTTGTAATGAATATTCAGGAATTGGAAGTTGTTCGCAGATTGAATCTTCCCATCAAATTTTTTGTTTTGAACAACGGTGGTTACGTTTCGATCCAGAACACCCAGAAAAATTATTTTAACGGCAACTACGTCGCCAGCTCCGCCGCCAGCGGCCTGACGCTGCCGGATATCACTTCTGTGGCCAAAGCATTCGGCATTTCTGCGGCAAGGCTCATTAATCAAAACCGTATTCGGGATAAAGTACATGATATTCTAATGGAAAAAGGGCCTGTGGTTTGTGAAGTCATGGTGTCTCCGGATCAGGTCACAGCCCCCCGGGTTTCATCCCGGCAGCGTAAAAACGGATCCATGGAATCTCTTCCCATGGAAGATCTCTTGCCGTTTCTAGATCGGGAAGAGTTTCAATCCAGCATGAGCATTTCCTGCATCAATGAGACATAG
- a CDS encoding NAD-dependent dehydratase, with protein sequence MRHSAMKKILITGGTGFIGRNLCEQLTGSYETVAPASRNLNLLDDLAVSRFLSQERFDVIVHAATWNATKTSTKDIAKVFENNLRMFFNLARCRDEYGKMIYYGSGAEFGRENWKPKMREEDLDMHVPNDAYGFSKYIIAKYTMSRPDIYNLRLFGVYGKYEDWRIRFISNACAKALYDMPITIKQNVFFDYMHIDDLVNITRWFIENNPRHKTLNVCTAKTYDLLTLAGIVRSISGKNVDIAVKHDGLGREYSGDHTKLIAETGGIHFKSMEDGIAELYGWYQDNKKNINSNLLLVDP encoded by the coding sequence ATGAGACATAGTGCCATGAAAAAGATTTTGATCACGGGAGGAACGGGATTTATCGGACGTAATTTATGTGAACAACTGACGGGTTCTTATGAGACTGTCGCGCCGGCTTCCCGCAATCTTAATCTTTTAGATGATTTAGCTGTTTCCCGGTTTTTGAGCCAAGAACGCTTTGACGTCATCGTTCACGCGGCGACCTGGAATGCGACCAAGACGTCTACAAAAGATATCGCCAAAGTATTTGAAAACAATCTGCGCATGTTTTTTAATCTGGCCCGATGCAGAGATGAATATGGCAAAATGATTTACTACGGGTCAGGCGCGGAATTCGGCCGGGAAAATTGGAAGCCTAAAATGCGTGAAGAGGACCTTGACATGCATGTTCCAAATGATGCTTATGGTTTTTCGAAATATATTATAGCCAAATATACAATGAGCCGTCCCGATATTTATAATTTGAGACTTTTTGGTGTCTACGGGAAATATGAAGACTGGAGAATACGCTTCATCTCCAATGCCTGCGCCAAGGCTCTCTATGATATGCCGATCACCATTAAGCAAAACGTATTTTTTGATTATATGCATATTGATGATCTGGTTAACATTACACGATGGTTTATCGAAAACAATCCCCGGCACAAAACATTAAACGTCTGCACGGCAAAGACGTATGATCTTTTAACCCTGGCGGGGATCGTTCGCAGCATTTCAGGTAAGAATGTCGATATTGCAGTGAAACACGATGGACTGGGACGGGAATACAGCGGAGATCATACCAAACTGATTGCCGAAACGGGCGGAATTCATTTTAAAAGCATGGAGGACGGCATCGCCGAACTCTATGGCTGGTATCAGGATAACAAAAAGAACATCAACAGCAATCTTCTGCTGGTGGATCCCTGA